GGATTAGAGAGAGGAGTAGATAAAAggtgagatttttattttgctcacgaggggcagagccagagggGAACTCGGCCCGGGCTTCAGGAGATTCCTCGGTTACTGACACAGTCAGGGTCGCGGTGGTGGACAGCGACGGCTCCCCATTGTCCATGATTAAGACCGTGAGAGTCTGCCTGGGCGAATCTGTGTCCTGGACTGGACGGGCAGTGCTGACTTGACCCGTGTGAAGCCCCACGGCAAAAAGGCTCTGGTTGGGGGCTCCCAAGAGGCTGTAGGAGAGCCAGGCGTTGTGCCCTGCATCTGGGTCCCAGCCTACCACCCGCGTGACCACGTGGCCAGCGGCGGTACCTCGAGGCAGCATCTCCACCGAGCTCCCGCCAGGTCGGGGGTATAGGACCTGGGGGGCGTTGTCGTTGCGATCAGTGACAAATATGTTTACACTGATGTTGGTGGTCAAGACCGGAGTGCCCCCGTCGCTGATATGAGCTGTTAATTCGAACTCCCGCTGATCCTCATAGTCCAGGGGCACTAAGGATGACACGACGCCACTGTCACGATTTATCGTGAAATAGCGACCCACTAGCCCAGTTTCAGCTCCTTGctccaaaagaaagaaggaaaggcgAGCATTCTGCGGGGCGTCGGGGTCCCAGACACTTAGATTTAGTATGGGAACCCCGGGGAGATTATTTTCCTCCACGTAAACGTCGTAGGAAGACTGGGAAGATTGTGGAGGGTTGTCGTTGATGTCGGACACTTGCACCCGCAGTGTTGTAAGGGCTGAGAGGGACGGGGCTCCCGAGTCTCGGGCTGTGATGCTGAGGTTGTATTCTGGCACAGTCTCCCGATCCAGGGCTGCGCTGGTTTTCAAAGTAAAGTAATTCTTGAGAGAAGAAGTAAGGCTGAAGGGAAGACCTGGCGGAACTTCACAAGTCACCAGCCCGTTCTCTCCAGCATCCAGATCGGTCACACTGAGCAAAGCGATGACAGTTCCTAGAGGGGCATCCTCAGGGACTGGGCTGTACACGGAGGTGACTGTGATCTCCGGGGCATTGTCATTTACGTCCAAAACCTCTACCAAAACTTTGCAATGTGCTCCTTCGGGATTGGCGCCCTTGTCTTTGGCCTGTATGTAAATCTCGTGGAGTTTCGTGTCTTCGAAATCCAGTCGACCCTTGATTGTCAGCACCCCGGTTACAAGGTCTAAGGAGAATAGTTCCCGCACCCCGGCGCGGTTGTGGCTACCAAAGGAGTAAACGATTTCACCGTTGAGGCCTTCATCCAGGTCCGTTGCGCGGACTTGTACCACGCGGGTGCCGGGGGGTGCATCCTCCAGGACGCGAGCCCGGTACAAGGACTGGTTGAAGGCAGGCGCATTGTCATTCGCGTCTAGCACGGCGATGAGAATAGGAAGGCTGGCGGAGCGAGCCGGGGTTCCTCCGTCCAACGCCGTCAGCACCAACTGGAGACTTGGCTCTCGTTCCCGGTCCAGGGCGCGCTCCAGCACCAGCTCCGCGTACTTGGTGCTGTCCTCCCGCGTCTGCACGCGAAGCGCAAAGTACTCGTTTCGGCTGAGCTCGTAGGTTTGTAAAGAGTTGCTTCCCACATCCGGATCGTGCGCGCTCTCGAGCGGAAAGCGCGTGCCTGGCACCACGGCCTCGCTAATCTCCAATTTCATTTCCCGGGTAGGGAAAGCGGGATTGTTGTCGTTGATATCCTGGATCACCACTTCCGCGCTGAACAGCTCTAGTGGGCTCTCCACTACCAACTCCAGAGTTACGGTGCAGGAAGGCAGGGTCCCACAAAGCTCCTCTCGATCCAGACGGTCGTTCACGAACATCTCTCCGGTCTCCCGGTTCACCTCAAAGAATCTTCGGCTAGCTCCAGACACCACCCGGAGCCTGCGGGTTGACAGGCTGCCGAGATCCAAGCCAAGGTCTGTGACCACGTTGCCCACCGCGaaacctttctctctttcctccaggatCTCATAGCGAATGACGGCAGAAGCCTTGTGCAAGGCACCAAGCAGAAGCAAAACTCCCACCACTCTCCCACTGCTTACCAGTCCGCTCCTCCAGGCTTCTGGGACCATCTCACTCAAAGGCAGTTTCTCTTAGCGGGGTCCAGATCGTCCCGGCTTTTTCGCTGAGAAACTTTCAGCGGGTTAGCGCTTGGGCGCTGGGCGCCGAGTCGGACATGGCTTTCTGGATGCCGTTGATTTGCTCGCCGGCTGTTCGGTCTCTGCCTCATCCCGGGGCGCCGAGAGGGGACGGGCCGGGGCCAGATCTCCAGCGTCTTCATTGGCCGACAGCGGCACGCAGAGTCCCAGCCAATAACTGCACGAAGAATGCGCTAGCGCCGGGCTCTGAGCGGGACAAGCGCTAGCGCCAGGAACTTCACTTTCTTCTGGCTTCCTCCCAGAGTTTATGGCCGGCCGAAGCGCCTTGGCAGTATCCCTCCGTCGGAAGCCTACCTTAGCCTGGAAAGCAGGGCGATGAAGCTGGCGGTGCTGCAAGTCTTCAAGCCAAACCAAGGCCTATTAAACACTTTAATCGTTTTCTTCAATCGCAAGAAGGGGGACCAAACCAAACCGAAAACGACACAACGTTATCTGGAGAAACACTAACATCTTGGGTTTGTTGGAGGACTGGGTAAAACCTATCTAGCTGGGCTCTACTTGTAAGGAGGCTTTTAGCATTTCTGTGGAGATGTtaataatttcagttttctctcttagCAAATGAGACTGTAGAATTAATTCCCTGTCACTTCCTCAGTAGAGAAAATTAACAGGAGCTGTTTGGTTTAACTctgttttatgaaattaaaaatacaattcagGTTTCTTTTACAACTGGATGTTTTTAGCTCTCATTGCTTAATCACCAGGGGCAGTGTGAAATTTTCCCACCCTGTCTTTCCCAGTGAGCATGATCTCAATCATAAAGCATAATCTCAAACACTTCCTT
This region of Equus quagga isolate Etosha38 chromosome 7, UCLA_HA_Equagga_1.0, whole genome shotgun sequence genomic DNA includes:
- the LOC124242381 gene encoding protocadherin gamma-C3 isoform X1, with amino-acid sequence MVPEAWRSGLVSSGRVVGVLLLLGALHKASAVIRYEILEEREKGFAVGNVVTDLGLDLGSLSTRRLRVVSGASRRFFEVNRETGEMFVNDRLDREELCGTLPSCTVTLELVVESPLELFSAEVVIQDINDNNPAFPTREMKLEISEAVVPGTRFPLESAHDPDVGSNSLQTYELSRNEYFALRVQTREDSTKYAELVLERALDREREPSLQLVLTALDGGTPARSASLPILIAVLDANDNAPAFNQSLYRARVLEDAPPGTRVVQVRATDLDEGLNGEIVYSFGSHNRAGVRELFSLDLVTGVLTIKGRLDFEDTKLHEIYIQAKDKGANPEGAHCKVLVEVLDVNDNAPEITVTSVYSPVPEDAPLGTVIALLSVTDLDAGENGLVTCEVPPGLPFSLTSSLKNYFTLKTSAALDRETVPEYNLSITARDSGAPSLSALTTLRVQVSDINDNPPQSSQSSYDVYVEENNLPGVPILNLSVWDPDAPQNARLSFFLLEQGAETGLVGRYFTINRDSGVVSSLVPLDYEDQREFELTAHISDGGTPVLTTNISVNIFVTDRNDNAPQVLYPRPGGSSVEMLPRGTAAGHVVTRVVGWDPDAGHNAWLSYSLLGAPNQSLFAVGLHTGQVSTARPVQDTDSPRQTLTVLIMDNGEPSLSTTATLTVSVTEESPEARAEFPSGSAPREQNKNLTFYLLLSLILVSVGFAVTVLGVIIFKVYKWKQSRDLYRAPVSSLYRTPGPSLHADAVRGGLMPPHLYHQVYLTTDSRRSDPLLKKPGAASPLASRQNTLRSCDPVFYRQVLGAESSPPGQQAPPNTDWRFSQAQRPGTSGSQNGDETGTWPNNQFDTEMLQAMILASASEAADGSSTLGGGAGTMGLSARYGPQFTLQHVPDYRQNVYIPGSNATLTNAAGKRDGKAPAGGNGNKKKSGKKEKK